gatgaggaaagtgaatcTCAGAGCAGTTAACTGAAGTGCCCAACATTCTATAGTTAGTAGATAATTTGTATTAATATCAGTCTTTGGCCTAAAAATTCAGCACCCAACCTCGCCTCATACTTGCTGTACCTACTTCACAGGGataatgaagataaaatgaattCAAGGCTAGAAAAATACTTTGAGGGAAAAAGCACTATATAATTATACCCGCAAACTATAATTTTCCACAATATATGGCTCATTCCCCTTCTCATCCCAGCTTGTGCATGAACCCAGAATTTTATATTGCCTCAGTTCTGTGCTCAGCTGAGCAACTAAGTAAGGCAGGGAAACAGTGTGATCCTGTTTGAAGTTATATAAATTACAATCAGGGTAACTGCTAGTATAGCAAATTGAAAAACAACACAGACCAATGTGCAGCTAGGACCCACTGAAGCACAAAGCAAAGCAAGGCAACATCATCAGATAGGGCATGATTGCATAGAAGGAAACGTGGTGTCAGAGTTCCAACTGGCACACACACAGTCATCTAAGGCAAAGTGGTGGCAAAGAAGTTACTTGTTCCATATTATATAAACACGAGCAGAAGATTCACGGGAACCCATGCAAAAGCATCTTCTGTCACACTGATCTCTCCAGCTGCCTTCAGAGGATATAAACAACAGTGTCATCTTCATTTTAACGGATGACTGTAGCTGTGCTCATATCCTGCACTGAACCAAGGAACAGCTCCATGCTGAACTTTCTTGGCTAAAATACAAGGAGTACCATCATTGCTAGTCAGACTAATAAACAGAATGTCTTTTAAGGTAATGAATTAGATGGCTgtgtttagacttttttttttttttcaggattcaCTTTGGATTCTCCTGCTTTTAAGACCCAAAGAAAGTTATATTGAGTTTTTATTGGTGATTCTAAGTATATGTGTTTATAACAGTTAAAGTGTGATAGGTGAATTCAACATATTAAAAGAGTTCTAGAGCATCTGTTCAGAAAAGGTTATATACTATACAAACTATTCAAGTCatacaaaaccatttttttcagtgtcttttcAACTGAGAAGGATCCTATTCAGCACGCTTCTCCTCCTGAGGTGGTTCATACTGAGCAagctttgttttcagttttttattttcttctacaatagcttcatatttctctttcatttctgccaGTTCTAGGCGAAGCAgctctatttctggattttctggagTAGCAGCTCCTAAGTGATgctttaaaaaatccaaagcactatTAGGTTTCTCTGGTTCTTCATATAAGGCTACCAATACCTTAGTCAGCGTGTCCAGCACCCCCGACTTCTCCAAGTACCTCCGGAACTGCTCGCGCTTCGAGTCGGCGGCTTTGTAATGGGCCATAGTGACAGCGGCAGCGGCGTAGCTGGCGCCCGAGACCGTGGCTGGCGGGCTCTGAGCCGCACTGCTCATGCCTATTATGCGTATTCTAATGCAATATTCTCCATACAGAATTCTTACTACAGAATTTTTAAGAACAAGCCTTTGAAGCCATAGCTGACTACAATATTGGTTTTATAATCAGGGAATTATTTAATGATCCCATTTATCTACTCCCACAACAGAAGTAACTGTTATGGATCTCCTCAATTTTATTAGGCAATTTTATtagacaggatttttttcttttttcttttgtccataTTCCTCTGATAACAGTTTATGAACCATCACTATCTTGGtaaacttctaaaattttttttttaatatagtctcCTTGTTGGGGCAGTTTCATAAGAGGATATAGGCAGGAATCACTTTTTGATAATGCTTAAAGATGTCATTTGTCTCGATTATCATTTTATTAGACTTTTCAAACAAATCAATTCTACTCAGAAACAAAAAGGGAGATACTGAAGCAGGAACCTTGGCATCAAATAAACTTAGATCCAAGGGCTGCCTTTGCCCTTGGTCATCTGTTTGAGCCCCAATGTATTAGCTAACCTCTCCATGTCTTAGCTTTATCACCCATAAAAACATCTTTGGTGTTCATTCAATCCCTATGTACTGAGTAAATCATATGTTCCAAGCCTGTGTGTGGGTGAACAAGTCTTACGCCTTTCAAGggaataaaaatcaaacatataaTTATACAAAAGAGGATTTAATTGAAATGGACTcaaatgctatgaagaaaaaagtaATGGACAACTATCAAGTGTAGATGAGATGGTAACTGATCTAGTTGGATGGAGAATGATCAGAAGGACAGAGGCCTTTCTCTAAAGGAAGTGGCTTTTAAGATGAAATTTGAAGACTGGAGAAATTGTCGAGACAGGAGaagtagggaaggaaagaaaggttgATAGCACAAGCCAAGACCGTTGCATAGAAAGAAATGCGGTGTATATACATGAAATACTAAGAAGAACAATGGTAGAGAAAGAGGTTTTTCGGAGGACCCTGAAGACATAGGTGGAACTTACGTGAAGGCTTGCTAAGGAATTTAGAGTTCATTCTAAGGTCAATGGGAAGCCACTCATAGGTTTtaatcaggagcaagacaagaagaaatttaaatctAGGAATCTTATATGCCCCATGGCAACGTATGTACAGTGTTTTGCTATTAATTTTATAACAACTTCCAAGTTGTTTATTAGCATTCTCATTCATAGCTGAAGAGTGACTTAGTCAAGGAGTCCATAGATGTCCTTTCTTCTgatttgaaaaaggaaagtggaagaaaggaaggaaggaaggaagaaagaaaggggtgaAAAGCTGCTCTAGGCTGCCAGAGCCAATATTTTtgttcctcattttatagataaaagaaATTAACAGGTCACAGAGATTAATGAACTTGCCTTAGACCACAAAACTAGGATGTGGCGGCTCTAGGTCTCCAACACAGGGAAAGAGGTGAAAGGCTCTAGAAGAGCCGGAAGAGAGGAAGGGCAAAAAACCATTCTCCTaagtttattgaatacctactctgtgctaaatgctttaacTATGTTATTTAATACTTAAAACCATCCAGAAAAGTGGAGTATAAGTAGCCAAGAAAACTGAGAGCGAAGAGATTAAATTGTATGTCCATGCCAGGATTTGAACACAAGTCTTCTCAATCCGGTTTCAGAGAATTTGTCCTTATACTGCATGCTCCTTCCAGGGTGGGGCAAAGGTCACTGTGGTGACTAACCACAGTTTCTTCATCGTGgacagcaggaggaggggaggtaAATAATAAAAGCATACCTTAAACCAGTGAATAAAACCCATTTTCTTAAGGTTTCCCTGGGAAAAAGCAAGATATATTATAGAAGGAAAGCAAggcctctgtctccttcctttatGATTTCTAATCCCAGCCTATCTGATTTCAGAATCTTCTTCTCCAACTCAAACTAAAAAAGACTGATCGATAGATAaaaaagatgatagatagataaattttAGAATCCTGCTGAGAATCCCATCTTACCTGTTTTAAAATCCTATTTACTTTGTACTGTACTAGATACTAAGCCTACTATTAAGTGTAGGGTGTAGTTACAGTCCCTGTAACTGTACAAAATGGTTTAAATCACAGCTTGAGGACTCTGATTGCCTGTGTTCAGATGCCACCATACCCTGTGGCACTTTGGACACTGTGGACACTGTGGATTTCAGAATCCCTATTTCACAGAGTGAttagaagaattaaatgaaataacgtAACCTTAGCATAAAGTAAGCATGGTTATTACAATGTTACCAAATAACTGAGTTGTATacaattatttcctttctgtttttagaaaCTATGGCAAAGGTAGAACTtctcaaaaattaattatatCAGGATCACAGCAGTCAATATATTGCTCTGAAATCTGCAGGTGAAAATTAGTTGCAAATAAACTCCTGATCTTATCTTTGTAAGTTATTTgataatactaaaataaaagtCCCAATAAGATTCCCTTaatgacatttaaaatacatgtcCTGAACAACAGAACAAAATCATAGGAGTCTTTAGTGCTTTTGACAAGACATCTGCTTGCAAaattctggtttgtttttgtttttttttaagattttatgtatttatttgataaaaagtggaagagagagagatcaggagcagtgggtaggggtagagggagaagcagactccccactgagcagggaagttgatgtaggactcgatcccaggaccctgcaaccatgaccagagccaaaggcatatACTTAAcggattgaaccacccaggtgctctgcttGCAAAATTCCTAAAGGATCTTTACCTCTAGTTCTAGTAACTatggcctgattttttttttttttaagattgtatttatttgacagagacagtgcacaagcagggggagctgcaaaaggagaggaagaagcagactccctgctgagcagggaacccaatgtggggctcaatcccaggactcaggatcatgacctgagccaaaggcagacacttaactgactgagtcacccaggagccccaacaatGGCCTGAACTTTGATATACTTGAATTTGTTGAAATATTAAGTACTCAACCCTGCCTATCAGATCCTTAGTATCAACAttagttttctatggctgctatatcaaattactacaaatttagtggcttaaaacaacacaaatctaGTATTGTATAGGTCTTTAGGTCAGAAGTCAGAAATGGGTCTTTCAGGGTGAAGATGAAGGGGCTAGTGGGCTGAGTTCCTTTCTGGAGGATCTGGGGAAAATCTGCTCCTTgacttttccagcttccagaactgcctgatttttttttttaagctcatgGTCCCCTTCTTTTGTCTTCAAAGGCAACAACAACAGGTCAAGTTCTTCTCACATCCCATCTTGGTCAGTTCAGGTGCTACAGTGAAATACTACACTGAGTGTCTTAATAATATATGTGTACTtgttcacagttctggagattggAAATTCCAGATCAGAGTACCAGCAGGGATGGGTGAGGGCTCTTTTCCTGGCTTGGAGATAACCACCTTCTCGATGTGTCCATTCATGGcggaaagagagaaaccaagctCCCTGGTGTCTTTTCTCATAAGGACACTAATTCCATCATGAGGGCCCTACCCTCCTGAACTCTAACCCTACTTACCTCCCAAAGGTCCCATCTCCAAATGCAACCACACTGGGTGGGGTAGAGttccaacatataaatttgggggcaCTCGCTTCAGTCCACAGTATACCCTATCACTCTGACatcctcttctgcttctctctcccacattTAAGGGCTTGTGATTACAATGGACTCACTGAGACAATCTAGATGATCTCCTTATTCTACGGTCAGCTGACGAACAACCTGAATTTCATCTGTGACCTCAAATCCCTCTTTCCCTGGatggtaacatattcacaggttccaggattAGAATGTGGACATCTTTAGGGATCATTATTCTGTCCACCACACTACCATATCAACCATAAATTTATAGAATCTGGACAAGTAAATAAACCCAAACTGGAAAAGAACCTAAGGAGTCAAGATTCAGTATCACAAGAGTGCTATACACTCTCAGGATTTTAAAGTCAAGCTgcctttaaatttaaaacttaaattggCATAATTAatcaaagatacatatgtatcATATGTacttatacttatttatatatatttgcataacacatctatttgcatttatttcatttacatatttgtaatggttaattttacatgTCAGTTTGGCTGTTACAGTACCTAGTTCTTTGGTCAAACACCAGACTAGATGTTGAGGTGAAGGTATTTTTTTAGATGCTTGTTTAAATCaatagactttgagtaaagcaaatTATTTCCCTAATGTAGGTAAGACTTGAAGGCCTTAAAAGCAAGGACTGAGGTCCCCCAAGTAAAAGAGAATTCTGTCTCCAGACTCCCTTCAGATTAAAGACTCTAACACCAAATTCTACTGGACTTCTAGCCTTGCCAGCCCCCACAAACTCGTaagtcaattccttaaaataaagagCTAGATCATGGATAGATAATAGATACCTGCATgcctatatacacacatagacgCATACATAGATACACAGATACATGGATCAGTTTACTAGttgtttctctaaaaaaaaaaatgatccatgTTAAAGTTGAGAGGAACTTGATATTGTATTAAAAATGAGTGAAGGAAACTCAAGGATAGAGGATATATGTGAATATaagataatttctctttatttaaaaaaaatttttttaaagattgtatttatttatttgtcagagagagagaaagagccagcgagcataagcagggggagcagcaggcagagggcgaacaggctccctgctgtgcagggagcccaatggaggactcgatcccaggaccctgggatcatgac
This is a stretch of genomic DNA from Mustela lutreola isolate mMusLut2 chromosome 12, mMusLut2.pri, whole genome shotgun sequence. It encodes these proteins:
- the LOC131813258 gene encoding c-Myc-binding protein, whose translation is MAHYKAADSKREQFRRYLEKSGVLDTLTKVLVALYEEPEKPNSALDFLKHHLGAATPENPEIELLRLELAEMKEKYEAIVEENKKLKTKLAQYEPPQEEKRAE